The Vitis riparia cultivar Riparia Gloire de Montpellier isolate 1030 chromosome 3, EGFV_Vit.rip_1.0, whole genome shotgun sequence genome includes a region encoding these proteins:
- the LOC117909895 gene encoding 50S ribosomal protein L20 isoform X1, with the protein MTQVCIEKDRKMNKDKIFKLAKGFRGRAKNCIRIARERVEKALQYSYRDRRTKKRDMRSLWIERINAGSRLHGVNYNNFIHGLMKENIQLNRKVLSELSMHEPYSFKALVDISQNAFPGNKKAVLPPRKEGISVVL; encoded by the exons ATGACACAGG TCTGCATTGAGAAAGATAGAAAGATGAACAAGGACAAAATATTTAAGCTAGCAAAAGGATTCAGGGGGAGGGCGAAGAACTGCATAAGGATAGCGAGAGAGAGGGTGGAGAAGGCATTGCAGTATTCTTACAGAGATCGAAGAACCAAAAAAAGGGACATGCGCTCTCTTTGGATCGAAAGAATTAATGCTGGCTCCCGCCTGCATGGA GTTAATTACAATAACTTTATACATGGGTTGATGAAGGAGAACATCCAGCTGAACAGGAAAGTTCTCTCAGAGCTGTCTATGCATGAACCTTACAGCTTCAAAGCCCTGGTGGATATCTCACAGAATGCCTTCCCTGGAAATAAGAAAGCGGTGCTTCCTCCCAGAAAGGAAGGCATTTCAGTTGTTCTGTAA
- the LOC117909895 gene encoding 50S ribosomal protein L20 isoform X2, translated as MNKDKIFKLAKGFRGRAKNCIRIARERVEKALQYSYRDRRTKKRDMRSLWIERINAGSRLHGVNYNNFIHGLMKENIQLNRKVLSELSMHEPYSFKALVDISQNAFPGNKKAVLPPRKEGISVVL; from the exons ATGAACAAGGACAAAATATTTAAGCTAGCAAAAGGATTCAGGGGGAGGGCGAAGAACTGCATAAGGATAGCGAGAGAGAGGGTGGAGAAGGCATTGCAGTATTCTTACAGAGATCGAAGAACCAAAAAAAGGGACATGCGCTCTCTTTGGATCGAAAGAATTAATGCTGGCTCCCGCCTGCATGGA GTTAATTACAATAACTTTATACATGGGTTGATGAAGGAGAACATCCAGCTGAACAGGAAAGTTCTCTCAGAGCTGTCTATGCATGAACCTTACAGCTTCAAAGCCCTGGTGGATATCTCACAGAATGCCTTCCCTGGAAATAAGAAAGCGGTGCTTCCTCCCAGAAAGGAAGGCATTTCAGTTGTTCTGTAA
- the LOC117911155 gene encoding protein FAR-RED ELONGATED HYPOCOTYL 3, which translates to MDIDLRLPSGEHDKEDEETNGIDTMLNGEDKLHHGDGETGTMVDVGGEVHGEDGGDMNSLNADLVVFKEDTNLEPLSGMEFESHGEAYSFYQEYARSMGFSTAIQNSRRSKTSREFIDAKFACSRYGTKREYDKSYNRPRARQNKQDPENATGRRSCAKTDCKASMHVKRRSDGKWVIHSFVKEHNHELLPAQAVSEQTRKMYAAMARQFAEYKSVVGLKNDSKSPFDKSRNLALEPGDAKVLLEFFTQMQHVNSNFFYAIDLAEDQRLKNLFWVDAKSRHDYINFSDVVSFDTTYIRNKYKMPLALFIGVNQHYQFVLLGCALISDESAATFSWLMQTWLKAMGGQSPKVMITDQDKGMKSAILEVFPNAYHAFFLWHILGKVSESLGQVIKQHENFMAKFEKCIYRSWTEEEFENRWCKILDRFELKEDEWMQSLYEDRKQWVPTFMKDTFLAGMSTVQRSESVNAFFDKYVHKKTTVQEFVKLYEAILQDRYEDEAKADSDTWNKQPALKSPSPLEKHMSRLYTHAVFKKFQGEVLGAVACHPKRERQDDTTITFRVQDFEKNQDFIVTWNDMKSEVSCICRLFEYKGFLCRHAMIVLQICGLSDIPSQYILKRWTKDAKSRHLLGEESEQVQSRSQRYNDLCQRAMKLGEEGSLSQESYDIAFRVLEEAFVNCVNVNNSSKSLIEAGTSGAHGLLCIEDDNQSRNMSKTNKKKNPTKKRKVPTEPEVLAVAASDSLQQMDKLNSRAVTLDSYYGAQQSVQGMVQLNLMAPTRDNYYGNQQTMQGLGQLNSIAPSHDGYYGAQQSIHGLGQMDFFRTPTSFAYAIRDEPNVRSAQLHDDAPRHA; encoded by the exons ATGGATATAGATCTTAGATTACCTTCTGGTGAACATGATAAGGAAGATGAAGAAACAAATGGAATTGATACTATGTTGAATGGTGAAGACAAACTACATCATGGAGATGGAGAGACCGGAACTATGGTGGACGTTGGAGGTGAGGTACATGGTGAAGATGGAGGGGACATGAATTCTCTCAATGCAGATCTTGTAGTGTTTAAAGAGGATACGAATCTTGAGCCACTTTCTGGTATGGAATTTGAATCACATGGTGAGGCCTATTCTTTTTATCAAGAATATGCTAGGTCTATGGGATTCAGCACTGCAATACAAAATAGCCGTCGTTCAAAGACATCAAGGGAATTTATTGATGCAAAATTTGCATGTTCTAGATATGGGACCAAGCGAGAGTATGACAAATCTTATAATCGACCACGTGCCAGACAAAACAAGCAAGACCCAGAAAATGCAACAGGTCGACGATCATGTGCAAAGACAGACTGCAAAGCAAGCATGCATGTTAAGAGGAGATCAGATGGAAAATGGGTTATACACAGTTTTGTGAAGGAGCATAACCATGAACTCTTACCAGCTCAAGCAGTCAGTGAACAAACGAGAAAGATGTATGCGGCGATGGCTAGACAATTCGCTGAATATAAGAGTGTGGTTGGTCTCAAGAATGACTCCAAAAGTCCATTTGATAAGAGTCGGAATCTGGCACTAGAACCAGGAGATGCAAAAGTTTTGCTCGAATTTTTTACACAGATGCAGCATGTAAATTCCAACTTCTTTTATGCAATAGATCTGGCTGAAGATCAACGTCTGAAAAATCTGTTCTGGGTTGATGCCAAAAGCAGGCATGATTATATCAATTTCTCTGATGTCGTTTCTTTTGACACTACCTATATTAGGAATAAGTATAAAATGCCTCTTGCTCTTTTTATTGGAGTGAATCAACATTATCAATTTGTGTTGCTTGGATGTGCGTTAATATCAGATGAGAGCGCAGCAACATTTTCTTGGTTAATGCAGACATGGCTGAAGGCAATGGGTGGACAATCTCCCAAAGTAATGATTACTGACCAAGACAAAGGCATGAAATCAGCTATTTTGGAGGTTTTTCCAAATGCTTATCATGCCTTTTTCTTGTGGCACATTTTGGGGAAGGTTTCTGAAAGTCTTGGGCAGGTTATTAAACAGCATGAAAATTTTATggcaaaatttgaaaaatgcatTTACAGGTCATGGACAGAGGAAGAGTTTGAAAACAGATGGTGTAAAATTCTTGATAGATTTGAACTCAAAGAGGATGAATGGATGCAGTCGTTGTATGAAGATCGTAAACAATGGGTGCCAACCTTCATGAAGGATACCTTTTTAGCTGGAATGTCTACAGTTCAGCGATCTGAAAGTGTTAATGCTTTCTTTGACAAATACGTGCATAAGAAAACTACAGTGCAAGAGTTTGTGAAACTCTATGAAGCAATTCTACAAGATAGATATGAGGACGAAGCCAAAGCAGATTCTGATACTTGGAACAAACAACCTGCTTTAAAATCTCCATCGCCTTTGGAGAAGCATATGTCAAGGTTGTACACACATGCAGTATTTAAGAAATTCCAAGGTGAGGTTTTGGGTGCGGTTGCTTGTCATCCTAAAAGAGAAAGACAAGACGACACAACCATAACTTTCAGAGTTCAAGATTTTGAGAAGAATCAAGACTTCATTGTAACGTGGAATGATATGAAGTCGGAAGTTTCTTGTATATGCCGGTTATTTGAATATAAAGGTTTTCTTTGTAGACATGCAATGATAGTTCTCCAAATTTGTGGCCTTTCAGACATTCCATCTCAATATATCCTGAAACGTTGGACGAAAGATGCAAAGAGCAGGCACTTACTGGGAGAAGAATCTGAACAGGTGCAATCTAGGTCACAGCGATACAATGACTTGTGTCAACGAGCTATGAAATTGGGTGAAGAGGGATCATTATCCCAAGAGAGTTATGATATTGCATTCCGTGTGCTAGAAGAAGCTTTTGTAAATTGTGTTAATGTGAATAACTCTAGTAAGAGTCTTATAGAAGCTGGCACATCAGGCGCTCATGGGCTCCTCTGCATTGAAGATGATAACCAAAGTAGAAATATGAGCAagacaaataagaaaaagaatccAACCAAGAAAAGAAAG GTACCCACTGAGCCAGAAGTTTTGGCTGTTGCAGCATCAGACAGCTTGCAACAAATG GACAAATTAAATTCTAGAGCAGTAACCCTTGACAGCTACTATGGTGCGCAACAGAGTGTCCAAGGAATG GTACAACTTAACTTAATGGCACCTACTCGTGACAATTACTATGGGAATCAGCAGACAATGCAGGGCCTG GGGCAACTAAACTCAATAGCACCAAGTCATGATGGTTATTATGGTGCTCAGCAAAGCATTCATGGACTG GGGCAGATGGATTTTTTCCGAACACCAACTAGTTTTGCTTATGCCATTCGG GATGAGCCTAATGTGAGATCCGCGCAGTTGCACGATGATGCACCAAGACATGCATGA
- the LOC117911545 gene encoding pentatricopeptide repeat-containing protein At1g71210, mitochondrial produces the protein MLRTKLSSTNPPRVFRVLRVLGVSISTSTVSPTTPASPPHNHLLPRHNPVVLGGIGSLQAKDVVLSFKQWFKSPQNILLMDQIFRILSDLPPDDADAALGRLRLPLSERFVLDVLAHGSDVLSCLKFFDWAGRQPGFHHTRATFHATFKILARAKLMSLMLDFLQNYTELRYVHRVRFYDTLVMGYAVAGKPEIALQLFAKMRFQGLDLDSFAYHVLLNALVEENCFDAFRVVVEQIRMRGLDNEITHSIIVKNFCKQGQLDEAKAFVEQLVESGRVGLSGGHMVGLIVDALCKRKRFGEAGRLVEEFQGSGMVSVEQAYGVWIRDLVRAGRLDGALEFLHSKKESEGYVPEVCGYNILICRLLRENRLEEVLDLLMEMREGQILPDKVTMNAVLCFFCKAGMVDVALELYNSRAEFGLSPNSMAYNYLINTLCGDGSTDEAYHVLKHSLEQGYFPGKKTFSILADALCQEGKLDKMKELVLVALDRNIMPSASTYDKFILALCKARRVDDGYLIQGELNKINKVASKNTYFNMIRGFNILNRADIAARLLIELQEKGHTPTRSLFRAVICRLCDMDNAEKQFLKLLELQLSHQEPNCQVYNFFIDGAGHAKKPELAREVFEMMVRSGIVPNLSSDILMLQSYLKNERISDALNFFSDLQKRRKVGRKLCNTMVVGLCKANKVDIALEILKEIREKGVTPSLECYEELVKVLCTNKRYDVVVNLIDDLERVGRHVSSFIGNVLLLHSLKTPELFETWVHAKDAHNEISSPNLILGQLIGEFSGCIGVNQDFNYLEEVMQQCFPLDLYTYNMLLRRLTRSDMDLALELFNRICQKGYEPNRWTYDILVHGLFKHGRTSEANKWVEEMFCKGFEPTEATKLLI, from the coding sequence ATGCTGAGAACCAAGCTCTCATCCACCAATCCACCTAgggtttttagggttttaagggTTTTGGGAGTTTCGATTTCCACCTCCACGGTATCCCCCACAACCCCTGCATCCCCGCCGCACAACCACCTCCTCCCTCGCCATAACCCCGTCGTTTTGGGCGGAATCGGCTCTCTTCAAGCCAAAGATGTGGTTCTCTCCTTCAAACAGTGGTTCAAATCCCCCCAAAATATCCTCCTTATGGACCAGATTTTCCGAATCCTCTCCGATCTCCCGCCGGACGATGCCGACGCCGCCCTCGGCCGCCTCCGCCTCCCGCTTTCGGAGCGGTTCGTTCTTGATGTGCTTGCCCATGGCAGTGATGTTTTGTCTTGTCTTAAATTCTTTGATTGGGCTGGAAGGCAACCGGGGTTTCACCATACCCGTGCCACGTTCCATGCCACGTTCAAGATCCTTGCTCGAGCGAAGCTCATGTCGCTCATGCTGGACTTCCTGCAGAATTATACGGAGCTCCGGTATGTGCATAGAGTTAGGTTCTATGATACCCTGGTGATGGGTTATGCGGTTGCGGGCAAGCCGGAGATTGCCCTCCAACTGTTTGCGAAAATGCGTTTTCAGGGTCTTGATTTGGATAGCTTTGCTTATCATGTTTTATTGAATGCGTTGGTGGAGGAGAATTGTTTTGATGCGTTTCGAGTTGTGGTGGAGCAGATTAGGATGAGGGGGCTTGATAACGAGATTACCCATTCAATTATTGTGAAGAATTTTTGCAAGCAGGGGCAGCTGGACGAGGCGAAAGCGTTTGTGGAACAGTTGGTCGAGAGCGGGAGAGTTGGGTTGAGTGGTGGGCATATGGTGGGTTTAATTGTGGACGCTCTTTGTAAGAGGAAGAGGTTTGGGGAGGCGGGTAGGCTGGTGGAGGAATTTCAGGGGTCTGGGATGGTTTCCGTGGAGCAGGCTTATGGAGTGTGGATTAGGGATCTTGTTCGGGCTGGGAGGCTTGATGGGGCCCTGGAGTTCTTGCATAGCAAAAAGGAATCTGAGGGGTATGTGCCTGAGGTATGTGGTTATAACATTTTGATATGTAGGCTTTTGAGGGAGAATCGACTTGAGGAGGTGCTTGATTTATTGATGGAGATGAGGGAGGGTCAGATTTTGCCGGACAAGGTCACAATGAATGCTGTCTTGTGCTTCTTTTGTAAGGCTGGAATGGTGGATGTTGCTCTTGAGTTGTATAATTCAAGGGCAGAGTTTGGACTCTCTCCGAATAGCATGGCCTACAACTATCTGATTAACACTCTCTGTGGGGATGGGAGCACTGATGAAGCATATCACGTGTTAAAGCATTCTCTTGAGCAAGGTTATTTCCCAGGCAAGAAGACCTTTTCCATTCTTGCTGACGCTTTGTGCCAAGAGGGGAAGCTGGACAAGATGAAGGAGTTGGTCCTTGTTGCCTTGGATCGCAATATTATGCCAAGTGCTTCCACCTATGACAAATTTATATTAGCTCTTTGTAAAGCGAGGAGGGTAGATGATGGTTATTTGATACAGGGGGAactcaacaaaataaataaggttGCTAGCAAAAATACTTACTTTAATATGATACGTGGGTTTAACATTTTAAATAGGGCAGATATTGCTGCCAGACTTCTTATTGAATTGCAAGAAAAAGGTCATACCCCTACAAGGTCTTTGTTCAGAGCTGTTATTTGTCGTCTTTGTGATATGGATAATGCAGAAAAGCAGTTTCTCAAACTGCTAGAGTTGCAGTTGTCTCACCAGGAGCCTAACTGTCAGGTTTACAACTTCTTCATTGATGGAGCTGGGCATGCCAAAAAACCTGAGCTTGCTCGAGAAGTGTTTGAGATGATGGTAAGAAGTGGAATTGTGCCAAATTTGAGTTCTGACATTCTGATGTTGCAGAGTTACCTAAAGAATGAAAGAATCTCCGATGCTCTAAATTTCTTTAGTGACTTGCAAAAAAGGAGGAAGGTAGGGAGGAAACTATGCAACACCATGGTCGTTGGCCTTTGCAAAGCCAACAAGGTGGATATTGCATTGGAAATCCTGAAGGAAATTAGGGAAAAAGGAGTAACTCCAAGTCTTGAATGTTATGAGGAGCTTGTGAAGGTACTTTGCACGAATAAAAGATACGATGTGGTGGTAAATCTTATTGATGACTTAGAGAGAGTTGGGCGGCATGTTTCATCCTTTATTGGTAATGTACTTTTGTTGCATTCTTTGAAGACTCCGGAGCTTTTTGAGACTTGGGTGCATGCTAAAGATGCGCACAATGAGATTTCTTCTCCTAATTTGATTCTTGGCCAGCTAATTGGTGAATTTTCTGGTTGTATTGGAGTGAACCAAGATTTTAATTACTTGGAAGAGGTTATGCAACAGTGCTTTCCACTTGACCTCTACACTTACAATATGTTGTTGAGAAGACTTACTAGGAGCGACATGGACCTTGCATTGGAATTGTTTAATAGGATATGCCAGAAAGGGTATGAACCCAATAGATGGACTTATGATATCTTAGTACATGGTCTGTTTAAGCATGGTAGGACATCTGAGGCCAATAAATGGGTGGAGGAGATGTTCTGCAAAGGGTTTGAGCCAACAGAGGCTACCAAACTTCTCATTTAA